A DNA window from Fibrobacter sp. UWR3 contains the following coding sequences:
- a CDS encoding polyphosphate polymerase domain-containing protein, producing the protein MAEARGFSLLERFELKYHIPVEWADRIGAFLAPYCEEDYYSKITPGGFYWITNLYLDTPKWTFLGWKKKQLLDRFNMRIRTYGEHPAQDGTFHFEVKRKIRSICYKSRATIKGINPGEVWHMKPDEWPCKGEKDRMYLKDFLYKTELHGAHPRLLTQYKRRAWFGLREEYSRVTIDTGMRFREENGFDYTVDPHYMHSTGLPRFFQPGADAVLELKCPCSQVPYWMFDLIRFLNLKHAAFSKFGNAAAEWKRVYENPRRFKSPYWTKLAGNF; encoded by the coding sequence ATGGCAGAAGCCCGCGGTTTTAGCCTCCTCGAGCGTTTCGAGCTCAAGTACCACATCCCCGTCGAATGGGCGGACCGGATTGGCGCCTTCCTTGCGCCGTACTGCGAGGAGGATTACTACTCGAAGATTACGCCGGGTGGCTTCTACTGGATTACGAACCTTTACCTGGATACCCCGAAGTGGACGTTCCTTGGCTGGAAAAAGAAGCAGTTGCTGGACCGTTTCAACATGCGTATCCGTACCTACGGCGAACACCCCGCACAGGACGGCACGTTCCATTTCGAGGTCAAGCGCAAGATCAGGAGTATCTGCTACAAGAGCCGCGCGACCATCAAGGGAATCAACCCGGGCGAAGTCTGGCACATGAAACCCGATGAATGGCCCTGCAAGGGCGAGAAGGACCGCATGTACCTCAAGGATTTCCTGTACAAGACGGAACTTCACGGGGCACACCCGCGCCTTTTGACGCAGTACAAGCGCCGCGCCTGGTTCGGGCTCCGCGAGGAATATTCCCGCGTCACCATCGACACGGGCATGCGCTTCCGCGAAGAGAACGGATTTGACTATACGGTGGACCCGCACTACATGCATTCGACGGGGCTCCCGAGGTTTTTCCAGCCCGGTGCCGATGCAGTGCTCGAATTGAAGTGTCCTTGCTCACAGGTTCCTTACTGGATGTTCGACCTGATAAGATTTTTGAACCTCAAGCACGCCGCATTTTCTAAATTCGGTAATGCGGCAGCCGAATGGAAACGTGTCTACGAGAACCCTCGCCGGTTCAAGTCCCCGTACTGGACAAAGCTGGCGGGCAATTTCTAG
- a CDS encoding HlyD family secretion protein, which produces MNKLEDWLDTFWNTHKNNAGVAYVYGHKLSIAWVICVILAIVVGFVYQGKVAMFRGIAEASETIISVPSATEIVKVHVVPGQEIHAGDTIVEINRPDLTLRIAELTREIDALEGRSNLSSAEIDQKVADVKANLETRRLTLTAEIRNLEAEYNSNKAISAKLKSLSNSKSQSDGNDAMAMRIKSLKNELALATKSANEQIALLRGSSKLQKASGKSEAENLKKELEEMQKQQEELIQIAKEDWVVGDVNVRDGEKVSSFAPIVTLAHKSPTLVRGYINEQIYQNMDLGEAVKVTTLAGSGKAVVGEVVGLSSRIVAFPERMWKMPEMPVYGREVTIKIPENNPFLLGEMVTISETSGKKLKKNENK; this is translated from the coding sequence ATGAACAAGCTTGAAGATTGGCTCGATACATTCTGGAATACCCACAAGAACAATGCGGGCGTGGCCTACGTCTACGGCCACAAGCTCTCCATAGCATGGGTTATCTGCGTTATTTTGGCAATCGTGGTCGGGTTTGTCTACCAGGGCAAGGTCGCCATGTTCAGGGGTATTGCCGAGGCGAGTGAAACAATCATCAGCGTGCCCAGTGCTACCGAGATTGTGAAGGTGCACGTGGTTCCCGGCCAGGAAATCCATGCGGGCGATACGATTGTCGAAATCAACCGCCCCGACCTGACTCTCCGCATTGCCGAACTTACCCGCGAGATTGATGCGCTCGAAGGCCGCAGCAACCTGAGTTCTGCCGAAATCGACCAGAAGGTGGCCGACGTGAAGGCGAACCTAGAGACCCGCCGCCTGACCCTCACCGCAGAAATCCGCAACCTTGAAGCCGAATACAACAGCAACAAGGCTATTTCTGCAAAGCTCAAGAGCCTCTCGAACTCCAAATCCCAGAGCGACGGCAACGACGCGATGGCGATGCGCATCAAGAGCCTCAAGAACGAGCTCGCCCTTGCTACCAAGAGCGCGAACGAGCAGATTGCCCTCCTCCGCGGTAGCAGCAAGCTCCAGAAGGCGAGCGGCAAGAGCGAAGCCGAGAACCTCAAGAAGGAACTTGAGGAAATGCAGAAGCAGCAGGAAGAACTTATCCAGATTGCGAAGGAAGACTGGGTCGTGGGCGACGTGAACGTGCGCGACGGCGAGAAGGTATCCAGCTTTGCTCCTATCGTGACATTGGCCCACAAGTCCCCGACGCTCGTGCGCGGCTACATCAACGAACAGATTTACCAGAACATGGACCTGGGCGAGGCCGTGAAGGTCACTACGCTTGCCGGTTCGGGCAAGGCCGTGGTGGGCGAGGTCGTTGGCCTTTCGAGCCGTATTGTCGCATTCCCGGAACGCATGTGGAAGATGCCCGAGATGCCGGTCTACGGCCGTGAAGTGACCATCAAGATTCCCGAAAACAATCCGTTCCTGCTGGGCGAGATGGTGACCATTTCTGAAACTAGCGGAAAGAAACTCAAGAAGAACGAGAACAAGTAA
- a CDS encoding DUF4956 domain-containing protein has protein sequence MLDLLAVQSSTTNATLITLVYTLTLAFILSSIIGWTYEKTFLGLSYSRNFVQGIVLSSVAAAMIMQAIGDNVGRGLGMMGALSVVRFRTSFKDPRDIMFIFASLGAGIGCGVYAWGAAAGGTIAFCCVAFLLSRTGLGTKHFFDGMLRFALPNEGPVREQVEHIMKTSLKTFILITMREVDGGARLDVAYQVRLRATKPAAEILNELSKLEGISDVQFMMQDATTEM, from the coding sequence ATGCTCGACCTTCTTGCGGTCCAGTCCAGCACGACCAACGCGACTCTCATCACGCTGGTTTATACCCTTACGCTGGCTTTTATCCTTTCTTCCATCATCGGCTGGACGTACGAAAAGACGTTCCTCGGCCTTTCCTATTCCCGCAACTTCGTCCAGGGCATTGTCCTGAGTTCGGTTGCGGCTGCGATGATTATGCAGGCCATCGGCGATAACGTCGGGCGTGGCCTCGGTATGATGGGCGCTCTCTCGGTGGTCCGCTTCCGTACGAGTTTCAAGGACCCTCGCGATATCATGTTCATATTCGCCTCGCTGGGTGCGGGTATCGGATGTGGCGTGTATGCCTGGGGTGCCGCTGCCGGCGGTACGATTGCCTTCTGCTGTGTCGCCTTCCTGCTTTCGCGTACGGGCCTCGGCACCAAGCACTTCTTTGACGGCATGCTCCGCTTCGCCCTCCCGAACGAAGGCCCGGTCCGCGAGCAGGTCGAACATATCATGAAGACGAGCCTCAAGACGTTCATCCTTATCACCATGCGCGAAGTCGATGGCGGTGCCCGCCTTGATGTCGCCTACCAAGTGCGCCTGAGGGCGACGAAGCCTGCGGCGGAAATCCTGAATGAACTTTCCAAGCTGGAAGGCATCTCGGACGTGCAGTTCATGATGCAAGACGCAACGACGGAAATGTAG
- the gltA gene encoding NADPH-dependent glutamate synthase, whose amino-acid sequence MSEHLTREQLDAAAKVELEKINALPKPLKPKDKTAIPAQPMPQLEPSYRARVMEEVAQGYTEAQAIVEANRCLACKNQPCVESCPVHIDIPAFIAKIAEGDFKAAIAKIKETSLLPAICGRVCPQERQCQMNCTMGKMHKDVNQAVAIGRLERFAADYERNNGGASVPAVKPATGKKVAVIGSGPAGLVVAADVRREGHDVTIFEAFHKLGGVVRYGIPEFRLPKKIVDNEIESLAAMGVKFETNFVIGRTRKLKDLIEKDGFDAVFVGTGAGLPLFMNIEGENLVGVFAANEYLTRANLMRAYDKEHADTPMWPGKNVVVLGGGNVAMDAARMALRLGAEKVRIVYRRSMNELPARKEEVLHAQEEGVEFCVLQNPAKILGDEAGHVRGMLVDKYELGEPDEKGRPRPVKVEGASFEIECDTVLVAIGNGSNPLISNTTPELSVDKKGHILLEDAAANKTFMEKVYAGGDIVLGAATVILAMGEGRRAAAGINEFLKK is encoded by the coding sequence ATGTCTGAACATTTGACTCGTGAACAGTTGGACGCCGCCGCCAAGGTGGAACTTGAAAAGATTAACGCCCTCCCGAAGCCGCTCAAGCCGAAGGACAAGACTGCCATTCCGGCCCAGCCGATGCCGCAGCTCGAACCGAGCTATCGTGCCCGCGTGATGGAAGAAGTGGCTCAGGGTTACACCGAAGCTCAGGCTATCGTGGAAGCTAACCGCTGCCTCGCTTGTAAGAACCAGCCTTGCGTCGAAAGCTGCCCGGTGCACATCGACATTCCGGCCTTCATCGCGAAGATTGCCGAAGGTGACTTCAAGGCCGCTATCGCGAAGATTAAGGAAACCAGCTTGCTCCCGGCAATCTGCGGCCGTGTTTGCCCGCAGGAACGCCAGTGCCAGATGAACTGCACCATGGGCAAGATGCACAAGGACGTGAACCAGGCTGTGGCTATCGGTCGCCTGGAACGCTTTGCTGCCGACTACGAACGCAACAACGGTGGTGCTTCCGTGCCGGCCGTGAAGCCTGCTACCGGCAAGAAGGTGGCTGTGATCGGTTCCGGTCCTGCCGGTCTGGTTGTCGCTGCCGACGTGCGTCGCGAAGGCCACGACGTGACCATCTTCGAAGCTTTCCACAAGCTCGGTGGTGTGGTCCGCTACGGCATTCCTGAATTCCGTCTGCCCAAGAAGATTGTTGACAACGAAATCGAATCTCTCGCAGCCATGGGCGTGAAGTTTGAGACAAATTTTGTCATCGGTCGTACCCGCAAGCTCAAGGACTTGATTGAAAAGGATGGCTTCGATGCCGTGTTCGTCGGTACCGGTGCTGGCCTCCCGCTCTTCATGAACATCGAAGGCGAAAACCTCGTCGGTGTGTTCGCCGCTAACGAATACCTGACCCGCGCTAACCTCATGCGCGCCTACGACAAGGAACATGCCGATACCCCGATGTGGCCCGGCAAGAACGTGGTCGTTCTCGGTGGTGGTAACGTCGCTATGGACGCTGCCCGTATGGCTCTCCGTCTCGGTGCCGAAAAGGTCCGCATCGTTTACCGCCGCAGCATGAACGAACTTCCGGCCCGTAAGGAAGAAGTTCTCCATGCCCAGGAAGAGGGTGTCGAATTCTGCGTCTTGCAGAACCCGGCCAAGATCCTTGGCGACGAAGCCGGTCACGTGCGCGGCATGCTCGTCGACAAGTACGAACTCGGCGAGCCCGACGAAAAGGGCCGTCCGCGTCCGGTCAAGGTCGAAGGCGCAAGCTTCGAAATCGAATGCGACACCGTGCTCGTTGCTATCGGTAACGGTTCTAACCCGCTTATCAGCAACACCACGCCGGAACTCTCTGTCGACAAGAAGGGGCACATCCTTCTCGAAGATGCTGCCGCCAACAAGACCTTCATGGAGAAGGTTTATGCCGGTGGTGACATCGTGCTGGGTGCCGCAACCGTGATTCTCGCCATGGGTGAGGGACGTCGCGCTGCCGCAGGCATCAACGAGTTCTTGAAAAAATAA
- a CDS encoding sulfide/dihydroorotate dehydrogenase-like FAD/NAD-binding protein, whose protein sequence is MAKILFKKQLSPAVFQFRVEAPLIAQERKAGQFIILQTNKDNGERVPLTIADADTTEGSITLIFQTVGKTTTELSKFEVGDDIPVLVGPLGSPTHIENFGHVVCVCGGVGIAPMHPIVQAMKKAGNKVTIIMGARNESLFLMKEEMTALADEIIFMTDDGSYGRKGLVTEPLKELCEDTKGKPDMVLAIGPPVMMKFCALTTKPYGVKTVVSLNSIMVDGTGMCGGCRVTIGGKTKFVCVDGPEFDGHEVDWNNMLQRMGAFKPQEQEALHRFGANDGHKCNIDKMADAKAKESK, encoded by the coding sequence ATGGCAAAAATTCTCTTTAAAAAACAGTTATCTCCTGCGGTATTCCAATTCCGCGTCGAGGCCCCGCTGATCGCCCAAGAGCGTAAGGCCGGCCAGTTCATCATCCTCCAGACGAACAAGGACAACGGCGAACGCGTGCCCCTCACCATCGCCGATGCCGACACGACTGAAGGCTCCATCACCCTGATTTTCCAGACCGTCGGTAAGACCACCACCGAACTCTCCAAGTTCGAAGTCGGTGACGATATCCCGGTGCTCGTGGGCCCGCTGGGTTCCCCGACCCACATCGAGAATTTTGGCCACGTGGTTTGCGTGTGCGGTGGCGTGGGCATTGCCCCGATGCATCCGATCGTCCAGGCCATGAAGAAGGCCGGCAACAAGGTCACCATCATCATGGGTGCCCGTAACGAGAGCCTCTTCCTCATGAAGGAAGAAATGACCGCTCTCGCCGACGAAATCATTTTCATGACCGACGACGGCTCCTACGGCCGCAAGGGTCTCGTGACCGAACCGCTGAAGGAACTCTGCGAAGACACGAAGGGCAAGCCGGATATGGTGCTCGCCATCGGTCCTCCGGTTATGATGAAGTTCTGCGCCCTCACCACCAAGCCCTACGGCGTGAAGACCGTCGTGAGCCTCAACAGCATCATGGTGGACGGGACCGGCATGTGCGGTGGCTGCCGCGTGACTATCGGCGGCAAGACGAAGTTCGTCTGCGTCGATGGCCCGGAATTCGACGGCCACGAAGTCGACTGGAACAACATGCTCCAGCGTATGGGCGCCTTCAAGCCCCAGGAACAGGAAGCCTTGCACCGCTTCGGTGCCAATGACGGCCACAAGTGCAACATTGATAAGATGGCTGACGCAAAGGCCAAGGAGAGCAAGTAA
- a CDS encoding alpha/beta fold hydrolase — protein MSDKLVHNVRTAGFEMEYAKFGNGSRALVIIPGLAIKSVMKSAASLQVPYKMFTEGYTLYFFDRRKDVDPGYSLEEMARDQVLAMQALGLKDVALYGVSQGGMVAQHIAATHPELVWKLVLGCSTSKPEPQQLEVIGNWARLARAHDREGLVEAFIRDCFSSKFAERYSRALRAMYKDVSEAEMDRFAIFARECDNVDTGDMLASIKCPVLVLAASEDRVVLPIASDKIVEKLRTANVPCEYEIFEGYGHAAFDEIKEYKDRIYEFLQKA, from the coding sequence ATGAGTGATAAACTTGTTCACAATGTCCGCACCGCCGGATTCGAAATGGAATACGCGAAGTTCGGGAACGGCTCGCGCGCCCTCGTGATTATTCCCGGGCTTGCCATCAAGAGCGTGATGAAATCCGCAGCCTCCCTGCAGGTGCCCTACAAGATGTTCACCGAGGGCTATACGCTCTACTTTTTTGACCGTCGCAAGGACGTGGACCCGGGTTACTCCCTCGAGGAGATGGCTCGCGACCAGGTGCTTGCCATGCAGGCGCTCGGCCTCAAGGACGTGGCGCTCTATGGCGTTTCGCAGGGTGGCATGGTGGCCCAGCATATCGCGGCGACGCACCCGGAACTCGTGTGGAAGCTCGTGCTCGGCTGTTCGACTTCCAAGCCGGAGCCGCAACAGCTTGAAGTCATCGGGAACTGGGCCCGCCTTGCCCGCGCGCACGACCGTGAAGGCCTAGTGGAAGCCTTCATCCGCGACTGCTTCTCGTCGAAGTTTGCCGAACGCTACAGCCGCGCACTCCGTGCCATGTACAAGGACGTTTCCGAAGCTGAAATGGACCGTTTCGCCATATTCGCCCGCGAGTGCGATAACGTGGATACCGGCGACATGCTCGCAAGCATCAAGTGTCCTGTGCTAGTGCTTGCCGCAAGCGAAGACCGCGTTGTTTTGCCCATCGCATCCGACAAGATCGTGGAAAAGTTAAGGACCGCGAATGTCCCCTGCGAGTACGAGATTTTCGAGGGCTACGGCCACGCCGCCTTCGACGAAATCAAGGAATACAAAGACCGCATCTACGAATTCCTGCAGAAGGCCTGA
- a CDS encoding MBL fold metallo-hydrolase: MNKFFAILGTISLSMLAACSDTKIAKETAETAAPANTAVAGSETPAADASAGSATAPQVEGTKTITLSNGASVTWIQDNTGNKLNPRSLFSDASDSLYNSLNMPDGIPASVSTFLVKVDGKYILFDAGLGAFGGQLQKRLAALGVNPDSIRLIYLTHFHVDHIAGLVAKDEAGNDAKAFKNAAVYAGKVEYDAWMNDIPKNDLQKNIMALYKDSLHLFAFGDTLPHGVLAMDAVGHTPGHTAFQLANLLIVGDLMHGYALQKDHPEINSNYDMDKPKSAESRKRIMQYARDNKLLMAGMHLPPPGFVE; encoded by the coding sequence ATGAACAAGTTCTTTGCCATCCTCGGAACCATCTCGCTTTCGATGCTTGCCGCCTGCAGCGATACCAAGATCGCCAAGGAAACGGCTGAAACTGCCGCACCGGCAAATACTGCTGTCGCGGGTTCCGAGACGCCCGCTGCCGATGCTTCGGCTGGCTCAGCAACCGCCCCACAGGTCGAGGGCACCAAGACGATTACGCTTTCAAACGGGGCGAGCGTCACCTGGATTCAGGATAACACGGGCAACAAGCTGAACCCGCGCTCGCTCTTCAGCGACGCCAGCGACTCGCTCTACAACAGTCTGAACATGCCCGACGGCATCCCGGCCAGCGTGAGCACGTTCCTCGTAAAGGTCGACGGCAAGTACATCTTGTTCGACGCAGGCCTCGGGGCATTCGGCGGACAGCTCCAGAAGCGCCTCGCCGCTCTCGGCGTGAATCCCGACAGCATCAGGCTTATCTACCTTACGCATTTCCATGTGGACCACATCGCGGGCCTTGTCGCAAAGGACGAAGCAGGCAACGATGCAAAGGCATTCAAGAACGCCGCCGTCTATGCGGGTAAGGTGGAATACGACGCCTGGATGAACGACATCCCGAAAAACGACTTGCAGAAGAACATCATGGCGCTCTACAAGGATAGCCTGCATTTGTTCGCCTTCGGTGACACGCTCCCCCACGGAGTGCTCGCGATGGACGCCGTCGGACATACGCCTGGCCACACCGCTTTCCAGCTGGCGAACCTGCTTATCGTCGGCGACCTGATGCATGGTTATGCCCTGCAGAAGGACCACCCCGAAATCAATTCCAACTACGACATGGACAAGCCGAAATCCGCCGAAAGCCGCAAGCGCATCATGCAATACGCCCGCGACAACAAACTCCTGATGGCCGGCATGCACCTGCCCCCTCCGGGATTTGTGGAATAG
- a CDS encoding DUF5915 domain-containing protein translates to MQTKLVQLSAKPNFLAIKAKGPDYVKNMKVISAKLNSLTVDEIKALQNGDNHARRESREDLSSHDRAEEVGREAQTIKFDFGEVGADCLMLNRIVADGMAVEANQHFTVALDLKITDELRRACVARELVNRIQNRRKDQNFAISDRISIELYSESEVLKQAVKENEFYIKGETQANAIVWKDSTAGLQESDADGEKVFVEAVK, encoded by the coding sequence GTGCAAACCAAGCTCGTGCAGCTCTCCGCCAAGCCGAACTTCCTCGCCATCAAGGCGAAGGGCCCGGATTATGTGAAGAACATGAAGGTGATTTCCGCCAAGCTGAACAGCCTCACGGTTGATGAAATCAAGGCTCTGCAGAATGGCGACAACCACGCAAGGCGAGAGTCGCGAGAAGACTTGTCTTCTCATGACCGAGCCGAAGAGGTTGGGCGCGAAGCGCAAACCATCAAGTTCGACTTCGGTGAAGTCGGTGCCGACTGCCTGATGCTCAACCGCATCGTGGCCGACGGCATGGCCGTGGAAGCCAACCAGCACTTCACCGTGGCTCTGGACTTGAAGATTACGGACGAACTCCGCCGCGCCTGCGTGGCCCGCGAACTCGTGAACCGCATCCAGAACCGCCGTAAGGATCAGAACTTTGCAATCTCTGACCGTATCAGCATTGAACTTTATTCTGAAAGCGAAGTGCTGAAGCAGGCCGTGAAGGAAAACGAATTTTACATCAAGGGCGAGACTCAAGCTAATGCTATTGTATGGAAGGATTCTACTGCTGGTTTGCAGGAATCTGATGCAGATGGCGAAAAGGTCTTCGTCGAAGCTGTGAAATAA
- a CDS encoding FISUMP domain-containing protein: MKHLNRIAAAVAFIATTFLFSACGGESFTDPRDGQKYKTVKIGDQVWMAEKLKYKGNDSYSWDEALVACPEGWRLPSKEELEGVVSDTSIDYTWSSTEKEDLSLGAYVKDGDKFAYAFKSELWSVRCVQGKGELQRLQEVNGHKVIRIGNSIWMANNLNIETPTSICYLEDESECSKGRFYTILEAKNICPEGWRLPNKKDASTLINKLSKYCKEREPYKHALEDCSVVREFWGQKMGYYKEDGQFKYGTGSMIIGYWLLSDGNTIENHVDLRVEKIDRWDFKGKFNVRCIADTEEKKEE, from the coding sequence ATGAAACATCTCAATAGAATCGCCGCTGCCGTAGCCTTTATTGCAACGACATTCCTTTTCTCCGCCTGCGGTGGAGAATCTTTCACCGACCCGCGTGACGGTCAAAAATATAAGACCGTCAAAATTGGAGACCAAGTGTGGATGGCGGAGAAACTGAAATACAAAGGGAATGATTCCTACTCTTGGGATGAAGCCCTCGTTGCTTGTCCTGAAGGTTGGCGCCTACCAAGTAAAGAGGAATTGGAAGGCGTTGTTTCTGATACCAGCATTGATTATACTTGGTCTTCGACAGAAAAAGAAGACTTGTCTTTAGGTGCTTATGTAAAAGACGGAGATAAGTTTGCGTATGCTTTCAAGTCAGAATTATGGTCGGTTCGTTGTGTTCAGGGGAAAGGCGAGCTACAACGACTTCAAGAAGTCAACGGTCATAAAGTTATTCGCATCGGAAACAGTATTTGGATGGCGAACAATCTAAACATAGAGACGCCTACTAGCATATGCTATCTTGAAGACGAAAGCGAATGTTCTAAAGGTCGATTCTATACCATTTTAGAGGCTAAAAATATATGTCCCGAAGGATGGCGTTTGCCAAATAAAAAAGACGCTTCTACACTTATTAACAAACTATCAAAGTACTGCAAGGAAAGAGAACCATATAAACATGCTCTTGAAGATTGCTCTGTTGTTCGTGAATTTTGGGGTCAAAAAATGGGCTACTATAAAGAAGATGGTCAATTTAAATATGGAACAGGATCTATGATAATAGGTTATTGGCTCCTTTCCGACGGAAATACTATTGAAAATCACGTCGATCTTAGGGTTGAAAAAATTGATAGATGGGATTTTAAGGGAAAATTTAACGTTCGCTGCATCGCTGATACTGAAGAAAAAAAGGAGGAATAG